The proteins below are encoded in one region of Chloroflexota bacterium:
- a CDS encoding carboxypeptidase-like regulatory domain-containing protein, which translates to MTDAESGAGIGGATVLVQDNWAAFSEAGRSETAADGSYEITGITLERGPSGRTHLIVRVLADGYISDSHGWESPPPRFSVDFELEPASASACTVVGSVRDQAGREVAGAAVTASTTYPWQQRRTTTGSDGRYEIPDIFGHYFLDVTAEGYDEPPTQEFSCEDADQDLIVERDFTLEAGSPIADPDFIRWFWNQLVFNAFDCQPGRCGAPLDQRSSYVLSTSSPDFHIRTHDDDDERIVSEEKVQQIRAEIPSLVAKITGQPFGGRISDGSQRSGSRITIEFLPEEDLGTDLCGKAGIGSAQSLVQINSQALSRDEFNSVGQGCPLLPVLRHEVAHAMGFFHVTYGGDLMSWLPEYVSDFSAREVYHMQRAYDRGSGRIYEEVSPARPRVTGGRPPITIECHAPRR; encoded by the coding sequence GTGACGGACGCCGAAAGCGGCGCTGGAATCGGGGGCGCCACTGTTCTGGTCCAAGACAACTGGGCAGCGTTTTCTGAGGCCGGACGCTCGGAGACGGCAGCGGACGGCAGCTACGAGATCACGGGAATTACCCTGGAGCGTGGCCCCAGCGGGCGCACCCACCTCATCGTACGAGTCCTCGCGGATGGCTATATCTCAGATTCGCATGGGTGGGAGTCCCCACCGCCGCGGTTCTCCGTGGACTTCGAGCTGGAGCCAGCTTCTGCCTCCGCCTGTACAGTTGTTGGCAGTGTGCGTGATCAAGCTGGTCGTGAGGTCGCTGGGGCGGCTGTGACGGCCTCAACCACCTACCCCTGGCAGCAGCGGCGCACCACTACTGGCTCGGACGGAAGGTATGAGATCCCGGATATTTTCGGGCACTACTTCTTGGACGTGACTGCAGAGGGATACGACGAACCGCCGACGCAGGAGTTCTCATGCGAGGATGCAGATCAGGATTTGATCGTAGAGAGGGACTTCACGCTAGAGGCCGGAAGTCCCATCGCTGACCCGGACTTCATCCGCTGGTTCTGGAACCAGCTTGTCTTTAACGCCTTCGACTGCCAGCCCGGCAGGTGTGGCGCGCCGCTAGACCAACGGTCGTCTTACGTGCTTTCGACAAGCAGCCCGGACTTCCATATCCGCACGCACGACGATGACGACGAACGCATCGTTTCCGAGGAAAAGGTGCAACAGATTCGGGCGGAAATTCCAAGCCTCGTCGCCAAGATCACGGGGCAGCCGTTCGGCGGACGGATATCGGACGGCTCCCAGCGTTCCGGCAGCAGGATCACCATCGAATTCCTCCCCGAGGAAGATCTTGGGACCGACTTGTGCGGGAAGGCGGGGATTGGGTCAGCGCAGAGCTTGGTGCAGATCAACAGTCAGGCCCTGTCGCGTGACGAGTTCAACTCCGTTGGCCAGGGCTGCCCGCTCCTGCCTGTACTTCGCCACGAGGTGGCCCACGCGATGGGCTTCTTCCACGTCACGTACGGCGGGGACCTCATGTCCTGGCTTCCTGAGTACGTGTCCGACTTCTCGGCGCGCGAGGTGTACCACATGCAGCGCGCCTACGACAGAGGATCAGGCCGGATCTATGAAGAAGTCTCCCCGGCGCGGCCTAGAGTGACGGGTGGGCGTCCCCCGATCACCATCGAGTGCCACGCCCCACGGCGTTGA